The Nymphaea colorata isolate Beijing-Zhang1983 chromosome 5, ASM883128v2, whole genome shotgun sequence DNA segment AGTTGTGATAACTTGCTTGGTCCTAATTAATAATTTAAGAGGCCTTCGCCCCAGTGCTTTCATCATGTCTATGGGCCCCCGAGGACATGATCTTACACATCGTATATAATTGACCGATCTCACTCTAGGGGTGGTGGGGGCAGTTGTAAGCattgtatgggcaattgcccacataaactaacaaaaaaaatgctttttagCTTTTTATATTAATACATTCGAGTAATTTTTCTCAATTATACATTGAtacatgttaaaaatttaaaattttataactaatgTTCCTTAGCTATAGTTTGCTGGTTCTGTTGTGAAGATCGGCTGTTATATGGAGATGTGAGACTAAGTCACCagattcttttattttactgtcGCACCGGAGTccgcatcgagtcgggtgcacACCGGACATGAGTGCGGCTTCGACTCACACCCGAGTccaattaaaatgtcatattactaaattatttatataatatatgtttttttgatattttcctatgcaatataattattcaagtatgttatatacattaataactaaattgtaataatatgcttattttgttatatatataataaattaaaaatcataataataataaaataccatcGCTGCACTGCTGTACCTacattttttgggatgtgccgtTCCGGCACGAGCACCCGCACCCTGCACTATGGTGACATAGATGTGAGATCAGCGGAGCGCATTGAAGTCAAAGTTTTTAAAGtagtataaatatgtgaaggAAGAAGGACCTACTTAAGAACTTATATAAAACTGTGAcatttgacttgaaaatgaacaaacaaatgTGATGATAAGACGACATTAGATTTTTCTAAACAAGGATGCCGTGATCAAACTTCCATATATAATTTCGAGGATTCTATTCATATATTAACTAAATCGACAGCCTTTGGTTTAGGTCCTTATTCATCTAGAAACATCATGCTTACCATATACTGAAATTGGGAAGCGTTTAACGTTTAGCAATTATTCATCATGTGCTGATTCAATATTTTCTCGGTATGCAAGCGTTGGATTTCTAAAGAAATATAAACTCCAATGATAGTGGAATGCATCGTGTAGGGGGCAGAATTCAGaggtggagccaagggggggCAGCAGGAGGGCAAGACCTCTATCCtccacattttgaaaaattaaaatttactcGTTAGGCTTTTTAAAAACATGTGTTTGACcccttgtaaaatttttgaaaaacaggTAGTGGCCCAcctgaaaaatttcaaaaaatatattcaatGTGTTGCATGTCGGCAAAATCCTGACTCCACCTCTGACAGAATTAAGGACTTAGACTTGCTTTAATTTTCTCACATACAGGGTTTTGTGAAGATTAATCAAAAATTAATGATATGATCTTTTCATGTTTGCatatcaaaagaacaaaatacaACTATATAATTATCATTTCAAGGAAAAGCGCTCGTAAGCATGAAGAATTCATGCTTTATTTGCTAACTTTTATTCAAGGAGAAAGTTAGCTCTAATTTGACTTCGGCTTTTTTTGTCGCCGGTGCAAACGTGGATGTATTGAAAGGTTCGACTTGAAAAGGGAATGGCGAACTTAATTTGAAAGTTGATAACATGGTGAGAGTTATTACAAAGACTTATAACATAAAATGCATTTCATTGAAATTACAATCACTAAGTATCAAACAAGAAACAATTATCTAGAGTGTAAATTAATTTTGGAATCTATTTCAATAAATGAGTTCTTCGGCTCAATAGATTAACAATTCACTGTTCGAAAAGGAAGATCCACTCATTTCTCTTGATTTTGGAGTTCTATGCTGCATCTTGGCTGAGATACAGTTGAATTAGAAagtatttttaaatcaattaaTAATCTTTTCTCTTAAGTACAGTCTAATACATATACGTGCCCTAAACACCATAGACTATCTCCCTCTTTAAGTTTCATTTTCCTCCACCAACCAAGCCAATATAATTCAAATCATTAAAatacaaaggaagaaaaaagaaggcaaaaTTATCAATCATAACTGTAAAAGTCAAAAGGAGAAAGCACAAACTCCACCACCAGCGAGTGACCACCGGCGCCGTCGCCGGCGCCGGCGCCGAGAATAGACGTTCTTCACCTTCTCTTATTCTTGCTGCCAATCAACAAGGCGACGTAGAACAGCAGCCTGAAGAAGAATCCCCACGCTATCGTGATCCAGAAGCAGTTCCACCTGCTCAGCTGTGTCACGCTCTGCTGCTTCAGTATGTCCGACCCCGTCGTCAAGCACGTAGTCAGCGTTATGTTCCCTCCCAGCGATCCGCTCAGCTGCTTGAGCAGCACCGCCTTGGCGTCGTCGCTCAGATCCTTCAATGGCGTGTTGTCGAACATCTGCCTCCCCGTGGAGAAGCACCTCGACGTCCTGGCAAACTCGTTGTGGAGCACACCCTCGTAGGAATACTTCACCAGCGAGAGGTAGTGGAACCAAATCCAGTACGGTGGTATTCTGTCCCTGTTGATGAAGAAGCCGCTGAAGAGAACGTAGTACGCCAGGATGGCCACCACCACCGTGTAGCCCAACATGACATGCGAGATGACGCCGGAGAAGAAGGTGACCATCCCGCTTCCGGCCCAGTAGGAGGCGAAGGTCATGGCGAAGAAGTAAAGGAAGGCCTCCCCCCCTCCGGCGAGGCCCACCGCGAAGAAGGTAATGGCGGCGAAGGCGAGGGAGTGGATCATGAGGGGAGGAGCGGTGACGATGGCATTGGAGAGGACGTAGGAGGAGCGGCGGTAGGCGTTGTAGGCGGTCTCCCTCATGAAGATGTAGCGCTCCTGGAGGAACACCGGCAGGGCGTCGGCGCAGGTGTAGAAGATGGTGGACATGGCGAAGGCTAAGAAGCTCAGCCGCTCCCTGACGCCCTTGGGCGTGGTGTCCAGTTGCCAAAAGATGGTGGCGAGGATGAAGCCGGTGACGATCACCATGACGAGACGCATGACGAACAGCTCCGGCATCCGGTGAGTGTTCAACATCGACCGCTTGGTGAGTATGATCGTCTCCCTCCAGAATGGATTGGCGAATTCCGGCGATCTCCCGCAGCCTTCTTTGGTGTTTGCGGAGACGAGCTTCCCGCGGGAGATGCTCGCGTTGATGGCGGCCTTGAGGGTCATGCCCTTGCCCTTCCGCTTTTTGGAGTCTCGTGAGTGAGAGGGTTGGTTGCTCTTCCAGGACTTGTAGAAGTCCACGAGGACCTTGATCCCGCTGGAGCTCGCCTCGAGCTCGCGGATGAGGTCGAGAGCGAACTCGACGTGGTTCTCGTTTTCCGGCACCCGGTGGCCGAAGTCTGACAGGAAGCCGGAGAGGCCGGACGGCGGTCCGTTGTAGACGGTGTGGCCGCGTGAGAGGAAGATCATGCGGTCGAGGAGGCCAACGATCCTGGAGCTCGGCTGGTGGATGGACATGATGACGATGCTGCCGGTGCGGGCGATCCTCTGAAGGACCTTGACGACCATGAAGGCGCTGGTGGAGTCGAGCCCAGATGTGGGCTCGTCCAGGAACAGGAGAATCGGGTCATGGATGATGTCGATTCCGATCGACACGCGCCGTCGCTCTCCGCCAGAGACTCCTCGGTGGCCCTCGTCTCCGATGACGGTCTTTACCGCACGGCGAAGGTCCAGTTGGTCGATGAGGGCCTCCACCCGCTCGCGCTTCTTCTCCTTGGAGACGGTCTGAGGCAACCTGAACTCAGCGGCGAAGGTGAGCGTCTCCTCCACGGTGAGCATCGGGAAGAGGAGATCGTCCTGCATCACGTAAGCAGAGATAGACCGCATCAGCCGCCCCTCGACCGCCTCGCCGTTGAGCGTCACGGTGCCCCGAAGGCTCCCCCTGGCGATCCGGTTGGCCAGGGCGTCGATAAGCGTCGACTTCCCCGATCCGCTGGCACCCAACACTGCCAGGATCTCGCCGTCGCGTGCCTCGCCAGATATCTGGTTCAAAAGTACTCGTGTTTCCGGGTCGGCCACCACCTCGACGGAGTCTGCGCATGCCGAAGGTAGGGTGCGCTTGCACCCTCCTGTGAGCGACATCCGGCGGACGCGAATACTGTAGGAGAGGTCCGTGAAAGATAAGACGAACGGTATTTCCCGGATTCCCTCCTCCATCGCCACCAGTCGACGTTCAGATGACGAGGGTCCCGCTGGGGTCTCCAGCCTCGTGATGGCTTGCTCCTCGGCCTGTTCGAGAAGATCGCCGAACTTGGGGTTTTTCTGACGCTCGTCTCGGGTGACGATGGCCGCCTCGATATCCCCACCGTCGCCATGTTGCCGGGAAGATGATCCCCCCGGCAACTTTTTCCGCCCCCTGGACGTAGAGGAAGACTTCATGAGAGAGATGCGGTGTGTGGAAGTGCACCAGGAAGCGAGGGGGAGGGTGTGAATTTAAACGCACCAAGAAACAATGGCgaacaaaaaatttaaagaaaaacatcCATATCAATCCCTCTCTTTACGTAATTTAAAAAAAGTGcacaattttttcacaaaattgtgGAAGAGCCTCTGTATGGaaggaaaatttttaatttttaaaatgacaaaagtaccCTTCAATAACTGTGGTCAAGTAAACCTCTCTCTATGTTGTTGCTGGTCACTGCCCTGTTTCAAGggaatcaaaagaaaatgaggattggctcttgctgctgctggttACTGCCCTGTCTTCAAGctaatagaaagaaaatgattacTGGTTTTACAGAGAACAGCGATCCAAACGAATTATTATAATTCTCTTCCTCgcttccttccttcttctccgc contains these protein-coding regions:
- the LOC116253877 gene encoding ABC transporter G family member 6-like, producing the protein MKSSSTSRGRKKLPGGSSSRQHGDGGDIEAAIVTRDERQKNPKFGDLLEQAEEQAITRLETPAGPSSSERRLVAMEEGIREIPFVLSFTDLSYSIRVRRMSLTGGCKRTLPSACADSVEVVADPETRVLLNQISGEARDGEILAVLGASGSGKSTLIDALANRIARGSLRGTVTLNGEAVEGRLMRSISAYVMQDDLLFPMLTVEETLTFAAEFRLPQTVSKEKKRERVEALIDQLDLRRAVKTVIGDEGHRGVSGGERRRVSIGIDIIHDPILLFLDEPTSGLDSTSAFMVVKVLQRIARTGSIVIMSIHQPSSRIVGLLDRMIFLSRGHTVYNGPPSGLSGFLSDFGHRVPENENHVEFALDLIRELEASSSGIKVLVDFYKSWKSNQPSHSRDSKKRKGKGMTLKAAINASISRGKLVSANTKEGCGRSPEFANPFWRETIILTKRSMLNTHRMPELFVMRLVMVIVTGFILATIFWQLDTTPKGVRERLSFLAFAMSTIFYTCADALPVFLQERYIFMRETAYNAYRRSSYVLSNAIVTAPPLMIHSLAFAAITFFAVGLAGGGEAFLYFFAMTFASYWAGSGMVTFFSGVISHVMLGYTVVVAILAYYVLFSGFFINRDRIPPYWIWFHYLSLVKYSYEGVLHNEFARTSRCFSTGRQMFDNTPLKDLSDDAKAVLLKQLSGSLGGNITLTTCLTTGSDILKQQSVTQLSRWNCFWITIAWGFFFRLLFYVALLIGSKNKRR